From one Lineus longissimus chromosome 3, tnLinLong1.2, whole genome shotgun sequence genomic stretch:
- the LOC135484053 gene encoding protein YIPF4-like translates to MASHNPNMQDSSQSFALDLGVGDSGSQSAYPVKPSQYAATLESPTKYAISQDEFQFVPSNVGSSMTESDMAGSMEVPGQANTSYDAKNPDSSGFVRNRGTTSQYLDAKGFGWLLEVEDDHDDDVQKPLLEELDIDLKDIYYKVRCVLFPLPQLGFNRQIVRDNPDFWGPLIVVLLYSLLSLYGQFKVVSWIITIWVCGSFIIYLLARALGGEVTYSQCLGVIGYSLLPLIITATMLPLVHSFVYIGYLIKLLGVIWASYSAGSLLCVQELQQKRPLLFYPVFLLYIYFFSLYTGA, encoded by the exons atggcttctcATAATCCAAACATGCAGGATTCAAGTCAAAGTTTTGCTCTAGATCTTGGAGTTGGTGACTCTGGATCTCAGTCTGCTTATCCAGTGAAACCTAGTCAATATGCTGCTACTCTAGAGAGTCCAACTAAATATGCCATAtcccaggatgaattccaattTGTGCCATCAAATGTTGGGTCGTCAATGACAG AATCTGATATGGCTGGCTCCATGGAAGTCCCTGGCCAAGCCAATACATCTTATGATGCCAAGAATCCCGACAGCAGTGGCTTTGTCAGAAACAGAGGTACAACGTCGCAATATCTGGACGCCAAGGGCTTTGGATGGTTACTTGAAGTGgaggatgatcatgatgacgacgtgcagaaaccTTTACT GGAGGAGTTGGATATAGATCTGAAGGATATCTACTACAAAGTGCGATGTGTCCTGTTCCCACTACCACAGCTTGGCTTCAACAGACAGATCGTGAGAGACAACCCTGACTTCTGGGGACCTCTCATCGTTGTTCTGCTGTATTCTTTACTCTCATTGTATGGACAGTTTAAG GTTGTGTCATGGATCATCACGATCTGGGTGTGCGGTTCGTTCATCATCTATCTTCTGGCCCGAGCCCTAGGAGGTGAAGTGACATACTCGCAGTGTCTCGGTGTTATTGGATACTCCCTCTTACCCCTCATCATAACGGCGACAATGTTACCACTTGTGCACTCGTTTGTTTATATTGGATATCTAATAAAG TTACTTGGAGTTATCTGGGCAAGTTACAGTGCAGGATCGTTACTCTGTGTTCAAGAATTACAACAAAAGCGTCCATTGCTATTTTACCCAGTATTTCTTTTGTACATTTACTTCTTTTCTTTGTACACGGGTGCGTAA
- the LOC135485003 gene encoding arpin-like, which produces MSRIYENKPLQSVPIETHQWKTLWKPATLQSGNGILIEGSIQGRSRHVIADSAGSKLRYLVLHIKLLRCHKRKFDKLGKEIEPNFSETKKVNIGHLNSSYKVEAKGETDRISNEEATAKLTLPDLKSITAKHSVSGCLPLWIEEATMEKMDLDVGDEVRLKTKGDSPFIFSISKIEGGSSKASNYVGGDQVGGSWTDKIFTEKIEVKTLPQDQPEGVDDDEWDD; this is translated from the exons ATGAGCCGAATATATGAAAACAAGCCGCTTCAGTCAGTACCTATTGAAACCCACCAGTGGAAAACACTCTGGAAACCCGCTACTTTACAAAG CGGCAATGGAATCCTGATTGAAGGTAGCATCCAGGGAAGATCACGACATGTCATAGCAGATTCTGCAGGCTCAAAG TTGAGATATCTGGTTCTGCACATCAAACTCCTGAGATGTCACAAGAGGAAGTTTGATAAACTGGGCAAAGAGATTGAACCAAACTTCAGTGAGACGAAGAAAGTTAATATTGGTCACCTCAATTCTTCCTACA AGGTTGAAGCAAAAGGAGAGACTGACAGAATCTCAAATGAGGAGGCAACAGCTAAGTTAACCTTGCCAGATTTGAAAAGCATCACAGCAAAACACAGCGTATCAGGCTGTTTGCCTTTGTGGATTGAAGAGGCCACTATGGAAAAGATGGACTTGGATGTGGGTGAtgaggtcaggttgaaaacAAAAGGAGACAGTCCATTCATTT TTTCCATTTCTAAAATTGAAGGCGGCAGCTCAAAGGCTTCAAATTATGTTGGCGGTGACCAAGTCGGTGGTTCTTGGACGGATAAGATATTTACTGAGAAGATTGAGGTGAAAACTCTGCCCCAGGATCAGCCAGAGGGGGTCGATGATGACGAATGG GATGACTAG
- the LOC135485004 gene encoding uncharacterized protein LOC135485004 — protein sequence MEYIMAAILSVILLAVLLHKGAAQNCAPITDKSYSKQENEIAKLVCEFTTPTTSKVKWIDPNGQVVSTDCQSSNPRFTVKCTPVLSPTKYTLVFNASWSDRGAYGCVCESNSVNSSVIFTVKVPPATIKASCIVKDTGKTCDETSRKSSDVLQFSATVGCSSPSPTITWKDDLGSPVDTANFGGILKVDTCTGSVSGQKSVVNSFSATWSQLGKPGKLNAAAENEVGGKFVDLLIHKEPEKEDTTAVVVGAVIGVILFLVILGLVAFLIARHKRKKMNNVV from the exons ATGGAGTATATCATGGCTGCGATTCTATCTGTGATATTGCTAGCAGTTCTTCTGCACAAAG GTGCTGCCCAGAACTGTGCTCCTATAACCGACAAAAGTTACAGTAAACAGGAGAACGAAATCGCCAAGCTCGTCTGCGAGTTCACCACGCCTACAACCAGCAAAGTCAAATGGATCGACCCTAATGGTCAAGTGGTTTCTACAGACTGTCAGAGTTCCAACCCTAGGTTCACCGTGAAGTGTACGCCGGTACTGAGCCCCACCAAGTATACTCTTGTTTTCAATGCTAGTTGGAGTGATAGAGGAGCTTATGGCTGCGTCTGCGAGTCAAATAGTGTCAATAGTTCCGTCATATTTACTGTAAAAG TGCCCCCGGCGACTATAAAAGCATCTTGCATTGTAAAAGATACGGGGAAAACTTGTGATGAAACAAGTCGCAAAAGCTCTGATGTTTTGCAGTTTTCGGCCACCGTTGGATGCTCGTCCCCGTCTCCTACCATCACATGGAAAGATGACTTG GGATCACCGGTAGACACGGCAAATTTCGGTGGTATCTTGAAGGTTGACACGTGTACAGGTAGCGTGAGCGGCCAGAAGTCAGTAGTCAACTCTTTTTCAGCGACCTGGTCACAACTTGGTAAACCTGGTAAGCTGAACGCAGCGGCTGAAAACGAAGTGGGTGGCAAGTTTGTGGACCTTCTTATACACA AAGAACCCGAAAAAGAAGATACCACCGCGGTGGTAGTGGGAGCCGTCATTGGTGTCATACTGTTCCTGGTCATCTTGGGGCTCGTGGCGTTCCTCATAGCCAGACACAAGAGAAAGAAGATGAACAACGTGGTTTAG